TGACGCCTAGCTCCATCATCATTAGCAGGATTAGAGTCATTGTTCATTGCGAATATGAATTTCAAACTCTCATTCCAGGAACATTTTGGGGATCGATTGCAGAAGGTTATGCAGCAATGGGACCTCCTACAGGATTCCAAGGTATTGACCATCATCCTACAGAACTCTTAACCTATGTCTTCCAAGATAATTAAAGCATACAACTTGTTCCTCTTTCTGCCTGGTTGCAGGTCTTATTTCTTGGCTATTCCTGCCAGCAATTGCTGCTGGCATGTACTTCAATGTACCGGTGAGAAGAGCCATATTAACACTAAAAACAGAATGCACGTCTGATATTACTTTGTTTCGTAAAATTGAATAAAGTAGATACATTTCAGCCTTGAACTGAGAAATGCTGATTTCACCTCTTGACATGCAGGGAGAGTACTTGTATATTGGAGCAGTTGTTTTTGCTGCAGTATTTTGCATTATTGAGATGGGTAAGCCAAGTGAACCACACAACTTTGAGCCTCAAATATACAACATGGAGAGAGGTGCTCGTGATAAGCTAATAAATGATTACAATACGATGGATATATGGGATTTCAATGAAAAGTATGGGGACCTTTGGGATTTCACTGTGACGAAGGATGACATAATGAAGAGATAAATTTGATCAGAAGCAAGAAATTAATGATGCAGAGGTTGATACAGACTTTATTCTGTAAGTTATCGTTTTTGACTCCTCCCTTGCTGAATGTTTGAGAAATTATGCAAGAGATTTGATATTCGAATCCCGCTCTTGGCAAGATTATGCAGGAATGGATAGGAAACCTTAGCTCTGAAGCGTTAGCAAACAGGAAATGCTCTGAAGAATTGATTACAGAAATttcagaaagaaagaaggacagAGAACTTTACTATAAGATAGTATATAATAGCTCTTCCATCATTGAGTTTTAATGTTCCCCACAATACACG
This Coffea arabica cultivar ET-39 chromosome 3e, Coffea Arabica ET-39 HiFi, whole genome shotgun sequence DNA region includes the following protein-coding sequences:
- the LOC113734207 gene encoding photosynthetic NDH subunit of subcomplex B 5, chloroplastic; amino-acid sequence: MAGSVTPSVFSINLARKVASTRCESCQTKLIPSFQKIPGSFFSRINPQLSRISSKRLNAGLSEIEPDLNEDFVDRWRTNGIEEDDFKFGYYDDHHTYYEGDDKGTFWGSIAEGYAAMGPPTGFQGLISWLFLPAIAAGMYFNVPGEYLYIGAVVFAAVFCIIEMGKPSEPHNFEPQIYNMERGARDKLINDYNTMDIWDFNEKYGDLWDFTVTKDDIMKR